Proteins encoded within one genomic window of Halalkalicoccus subterraneus:
- a CDS encoding helix-turn-helix domain-containing protein, whose amino-acid sequence MATIFEFEVPTNEFALEATLSECPEAVIEIERVVADDPDRITPYVWAHADDFAALEAAFDDDPTVEELTLLSEMGEERSYQMTWTGSVERIVPLLTDHEGTITHATGSVDGWSLRVLFPDRAALSEAHDYLEEAGFSLTVRAIYEAKDDGHIQHGLTETQHETIIAAFEAGYFTVPREVTQTELAEQLGLSHQALSEQLRRATGALVESTLITGGEKTEE is encoded by the coding sequence ATGGCGACGATCTTCGAATTCGAGGTTCCGACCAACGAATTCGCGCTTGAAGCAACGCTGTCAGAATGCCCGGAAGCGGTCATCGAAATCGAACGGGTTGTGGCGGATGATCCAGACCGGATCACTCCGTACGTATGGGCGCACGCTGATGACTTTGCGGCACTCGAAGCCGCCTTCGACGACGATCCAACAGTCGAAGAGCTCACTCTACTCTCGGAGATGGGTGAGGAACGCTCGTACCAAATGACCTGGACTGGATCGGTTGAGCGAATTGTTCCACTCCTAACCGACCATGAAGGGACAATTACGCATGCAACTGGTTCGGTGGATGGGTGGAGCCTTCGTGTTTTGTTTCCGGATCGAGCAGCCCTCTCTGAGGCCCATGATTATCTGGAAGAAGCGGGCTTTTCGCTGACGGTTAGAGCGATATACGAAGCGAAAGATGACGGCCATATCCAGCACGGACTGACTGAAACGCAACACGAGACCATCATCGCAGCATTTGAAGCCGGCTATTTCACGGTCCCACGGGAGGTAACACAGACAGAACTCGCTGAACAACTCGGATTATCACATCAAGCACTCTCTGAACAACTTCGACGGGCGACGGGCGCACTCGTTGAATCGACGTTAATCACCGGCGGTGAGAAAACAGAAGAGTGA
- a CDS encoding inorganic phosphate transporter, with protein sequence MAELLILVGLLVAVFVGYNIGGSSTGVAFGPAVGSRAVRKVTAGALFTVFAFLGAWTIGRKVITTMSSEIVDAAAFTPETSVGVLFFTGLALLISNLYGVPASTSMTAVAAIVGLGLATGTLNTALMFIILSAWIVAPLIAVFTGAFIGRYLYPHLDAKFEFGRLRNPLIAIDTQGRLPRLSVNDNVSPRDLIGSALVVAIACYMGFSAGASNAANAVAPLVGNGSLDPSPAILLAIGAISVGGFTIARRTLATVGNDITEMPILAALIVSTVGATIITVLSWLGIPASLAVSTTSCIIGLGWGRASRARTLADIVTQSPADESAPKFTTGALKLHPVEGNKGVNSGPTVGELAEGETPHPDRQHASGDSVSSIGEKDPEELSAEGLFHHAAAARVMTLWVITPMMSLVGSYALFSLLG encoded by the coding sequence GTGGCAGAATTACTAATTCTGGTGGGATTGCTGGTGGCGGTGTTCGTCGGGTACAATATCGGCGGGTCATCAACCGGTGTTGCCTTCGGTCCGGCAGTTGGCAGCCGGGCCGTCAGAAAAGTCACTGCCGGGGCACTGTTTACCGTGTTTGCGTTCCTCGGAGCGTGGACGATTGGGCGGAAGGTCATCACGACGATGAGTAGCGAAATCGTCGATGCAGCAGCCTTTACACCCGAAACGAGCGTTGGTGTCCTCTTTTTTACCGGGCTCGCACTCCTGATCTCGAACCTCTACGGTGTCCCGGCGTCAACCTCGATGACAGCCGTCGCAGCAATCGTCGGACTCGGATTGGCAACGGGGACGCTCAACACTGCGCTGATGTTTATCATCCTGTCGGCATGGATCGTCGCCCCACTGATCGCCGTCTTCACAGGTGCGTTTATCGGCAGATATCTGTACCCGCACCTTGACGCCAAATTCGAATTTGGTCGCCTGAGGAACCCGTTGATCGCAATCGATACCCAGGGGAGGCTCCCACGGCTATCGGTCAACGATAACGTCTCGCCTCGGGATCTGATCGGGTCGGCGCTTGTGGTGGCAATTGCCTGCTACATGGGGTTCAGTGCCGGGGCCTCGAACGCGGCGAACGCAGTCGCTCCGCTTGTCGGTAACGGTTCCCTTGACCCCAGCCCGGCGATTCTCCTCGCAATCGGGGCCATCAGCGTGGGCGGCTTCACGATTGCCCGGCGAACGCTGGCGACCGTTGGCAACGATATTACTGAGATGCCGATTCTGGCAGCGCTCATTGTTTCGACCGTGGGTGCGACGATTATCACCGTCCTATCGTGGCTCGGAATTCCAGCCAGTCTCGCCGTGAGTACGACCAGTTGTATTATTGGACTCGGGTGGGGCCGTGCAAGCCGAGCGCGGACGCTCGCAGACATAGTCACACAGTCCCCTGCCGATGAATCCGCTCCAAAGTTTACGACTGGTGCACTCAAACTTCACCCAGTTGAAGGCAACAAGGGGGTCAATTCGGGCCCGACTGTGGGCGAACTCGCTGAAGGCGAGACTCCTCACCCGGACAGGCAGCACGCATCCGGGGATAGTGTGTCTAGCATCGGCGAAAAAGACCCAGAGGAACTATCCGCCGAAGGCCTGTTCCACCACGCAGCGGCAGCTCGCGTCATGACACTCTGGGTGATCACGCCGATGATGTCGCTCGTGGGGTCCTATGCCTTGTTTTCACTCCTCGGCTAA
- a CDS encoding minichromosome maintenance protein MCM, with amino-acid sequence MASDVSETPADSGDDYKRLLALLNDYGISERLQRLLALQLAGGCTRTENGKTVRGEINLQLVVDPIVDQTGLLELLSELTPTSTTINGTDVSFSGLFANASGRSLENGVLLDDQYDWYFIYQAGDLSHQSVRALGGLLDSGTHTVTKSGIHEHLENHASHLLIDTPKYGHWDSYEPLIEQISPYGEISSKVDLVAASSSPEPLSYDNEAFTVDEAAEYLDAVRMITPTVSDALAEEIAASTHHLNEAIEEAGVSLQIHPNAVRRLVEANARLTTSETVEERHLTDVLDLIQDCLEQLGVATEEEEGEYDVEVNETGQAKVDHERVTAIKTIVHDLQEIDDGRLGAPAEKVYQRAEQEGMPPKRTKHEIQKLRDKGEIYSPDQDYLRLV; translated from the coding sequence ATGGCCTCTGACGTGTCCGAAACTCCTGCTGATTCCGGAGATGACTATAAACGCTTGCTGGCACTGTTGAACGACTACGGCATCTCCGAACGTCTTCAACGGCTGCTCGCACTCCAGCTGGCCGGCGGCTGTACTCGGACCGAGAACGGCAAAACTGTCCGCGGTGAGATCAATCTCCAGCTGGTCGTCGATCCAATTGTAGATCAGACTGGGCTCCTCGAGCTTCTTTCCGAACTGACGCCCACCAGTACGACGATCAACGGGACCGACGTGAGCTTCAGCGGGTTGTTCGCCAATGCCTCCGGACGCTCGCTTGAAAATGGTGTCCTCCTTGATGATCAGTACGACTGGTATTTCATCTATCAAGCGGGCGATCTCAGCCACCAATCGGTGCGGGCACTCGGTGGCCTGCTCGATTCGGGCACTCACACTGTGACCAAATCCGGCATCCACGAGCATCTCGAAAACCACGCGAGTCATCTCCTGATTGATACGCCGAAATACGGCCATTGGGATTCGTATGAGCCACTGATTGAGCAGATCTCACCGTACGGTGAGATTTCTTCGAAGGTCGACCTCGTCGCGGCGAGTTCCTCGCCTGAGCCACTCTCGTACGACAACGAGGCGTTCACTGTCGATGAGGCCGCAGAGTATCTCGACGCTGTGCGGATGATCACGCCGACAGTCTCCGACGCGCTGGCCGAGGAGATCGCCGCCTCCACTCACCACCTGAACGAGGCCATTGAGGAGGCAGGCGTCTCGCTGCAGATCCATCCTAACGCGGTGCGGCGATTAGTCGAGGCGAACGCCCGTCTCACCACCTCTGAGACAGTTGAGGAACGCCACCTCACCGACGTCTTGGATCTAATCCAAGACTGTCTCGAGCAGCTCGGCGTCGCCACTGAGGAGGAGGAGGGTGAATACGACGTTGAGGTAAACGAGACTGGACAAGCGAAGGTGGATCACGAACGCGTGACGGCGATCAAGACGATCGTCCACGACCTGCAGGAGATAGACGACGGCAGGCTCGGTGCCCCCGCGGAGAAAGTTTACCAGCGTGCTGAGCAGGAGGGCATGCCACCGAAGCGGACCAAGCACGAGATTCAGAAGCTCCGCGACAAGGGCGAGATCTACTCGCCCGACCAGGACTACCTCCGACTTGTGTGA
- a CDS encoding GNAT family N-acetyltransferase — translation MQFIDESVCLRGCYPHEAPTLDGPEDEVQVRCLTCGWDQRLTIERLKDSDIKYWVCREDRCLNILALYRDAVIHQPIELLQFPGNFVQHRIHEPRDIGGITVDSSNRTRMTDAVWLANWAAKATVDHIGRFRIGIHSAILALDGGDVVGYLAYCPTSDETELVLRHLYLAESYRNQGIGSALVKFWWDEIGAPWYGEEAANHYFVESPNSAMKEVLRSVGHAKGDDGPNAHIHQVM, via the coding sequence GTGCAATTCATCGATGAATCCGTGTGTCTCAGAGGGTGTTATCCGCACGAAGCTCCGACTCTCGATGGTCCTGAAGACGAGGTTCAAGTCCGCTGTCTCACGTGTGGATGGGATCAACGACTCACAATCGAGCGGCTCAAAGACTCTGACATCAAGTACTGGGTCTGTCGAGAGGATCGCTGTCTCAATATTCTCGCACTCTATCGCGATGCGGTCATCCATCAGCCGATAGAACTGCTTCAATTCCCGGGAAACTTCGTTCAACATCGAATTCACGAGCCCCGGGATATCGGCGGTATCACCGTCGACTCATCGAATCGGACCCGGATGACCGATGCCGTCTGGTTGGCGAACTGGGCAGCGAAGGCCACCGTCGATCACATCGGCCGCTTTCGAATCGGCATCCACAGCGCGATCCTTGCGTTGGATGGAGGAGATGTCGTTGGCTACCTCGCCTACTGTCCAACGAGCGATGAAACCGAGTTAGTGCTTCGCCATCTCTATCTCGCAGAATCCTATCGAAACCAGGGCATCGGCAGCGCACTTGTTAAGTTCTGGTGGGACGAGATCGGTGCGCCTTGGTACGGCGAAGAGGCGGCTAACCACTACTTCGTTGAGAGTCCGAATTCGGCGATGAAAGAGGTGCTGCGATCGGTCGGCCACGCGAAAGGGGATGACGGTCCGAACGCCCACATCCATCAGGTGATGTAG
- a CDS encoding restriction endonuclease, whose product MKEESNKKRAKELAANAEGNIKSRRLTKVGSGILAGYLNDRPFIDLLSEDEQPHYFFFNDVKGVNITGKIVRAGWMNPYRSGMWITDRGIHFTVGRENGDYHFYLKFNIVDDIEVREGLTTYRFIYQTHRGEYQFPANASGPHDSAKSYIENQIENQVANQISSQSPPTIVSDKSTSDNVQTQIENRVINQKPLQSSQTNISDVSPLQRLQKMDEYKFEHLVADIWKNQGWEVNLTAGTADRGVDIIAIRDDLFEQRQLIQAKRYSAGNKVGSSEIQKYSGLYMRNELIDAVVVVTTSEFTNEAREVAKQRNVKTVNGLKLVKILEESEISSFEE is encoded by the coding sequence ATGAAGGAAGAATCAAACAAGAAACGTGCAAAGGAGCTGGCTGCAAATGCAGAAGGCAATATCAAGTCAAGAAGATTGACTAAAGTAGGAAGTGGAATTCTTGCTGGCTACCTGAATGATCGGCCATTTATAGATCTCCTCAGTGAAGATGAACAGCCGCACTATTTCTTTTTCAATGATGTTAAGGGTGTGAATATTACTGGGAAAATCGTCCGAGCCGGTTGGATGAATCCCTATCGTAGTGGGATGTGGATCACCGATCGGGGTATTCATTTTACTGTAGGACGAGAAAATGGAGACTATCATTTCTATCTCAAATTCAACATAGTTGATGACATCGAAGTGCGAGAAGGATTGACTACCTATAGATTCATATACCAGACGCATCGAGGTGAATATCAATTTCCGGCAAATGCGTCAGGACCCCACGATTCGGCTAAGAGCTACATAGAAAATCAAATCGAGAATCAGGTTGCGAATCAGATATCTTCGCAAAGTCCTCCTACAATCGTCTCAGACAAATCTACCTCCGACAACGTGCAAACCCAAATTGAAAACAGGGTTATAAACCAGAAACCACTACAGAGTTCTCAGACTAATATTTCAGATGTATCTCCTCTACAAAGACTACAAAAGATGGATGAATACAAGTTTGAGCATTTAGTTGCGGATATCTGGAAAAATCAAGGATGGGAAGTTAATCTGACAGCAGGAACCGCAGATCGGGGGGTGGATATTATCGCTATTAGGGATGATCTGTTTGAACAGCGGCAGCTTATTCAGGCGAAAAGATACTCTGCTGGAAATAAGGTTGGAAGCAGTGAAATACAAAAATACTCCGGACTCTATATGCGCAACGAATTGATTGATGCTGTCGTTGTAGTCACAACCTCCGAATTCACAAATGAAGCGAGGGAGGTTGCTAAACAAAGAAATGTAAAGACAGTAAATGGATTGAAACTAGTTAAGATACTAGAAGAATCTGAGATATCGTCATTTGAAGAATAG
- a CDS encoding class I SAM-dependent DNA methyltransferase, with amino-acid sequence MQTALSYRTNRDLFSNYYLDEHLPETEEWDEISEDELSEAYEEINELWEREKNTAPKRNESQLEEKFIRPMFRKLGIPFEVEESTSRTQRRPDYGFFESEQAARGAFERREEGGDFYENTVAVADAKRWGRPLDTRGSGEHERDFENPSYQIHVYLQETDARWAVLTDGQKWRLYYGPTSHRLDSYYEIDLPTVLEKGDIEDFKYFYLFFRHEAFLKDASGDSFLDDVYGESNVFAQELGEDLQDNIYDAIKVLSEGFLQYPENDLNEDDLDRIHDSSLIYLYRLIFVLYAESEGRDLLNTDNEIYEQSYSLNSLKQEIAEELDSADPKYRNWQDNLWSRLEELFKLIDQGSKSRGIPEEDLYIPAYNGGLFRTNPDANDSQEARFLANHEVGDAYLARVIELLTRSQSEGGKIFVDYSSLDVRHLGSIYEGLLEYQLNVADEPLALDDGEYVIPDEDDEIIVEAGEVYLTTGSGERKATGSYYTPEYVVEYIVDNTLEPLVDDIREDLVGQSARGDERGFAEQFANRVFDLKVLDPAMGSGHFLTNAVDYLAREIIDAQEKQAAQQGIETVDEDHDINWARRQVAQRCIYGVDLNPLAVELAKVSLWLRTLAAEQPLAFLDHHLKTGNSLVGSDIEEIEELESEGGGDEQNASLADFGVARKGTIEQLMRIYEDFIAIENQELADVKEMESKYDEFERNKLRQRLESMANVQVAKRVGLSNVPLDAQKRMAAALEDDQKWSDLAASQWFQDSQRWGDKARYFHWKLEYPEVFYNQDGSPKNEPGFDAIVGNPPYVDFKTLPQSQKDLIEPLHSTCNGKFDVYIPFMEDAIRLSRRMVSFIVPSMFMKRDYGRDLRQYLVNNTSLRTLLDFQHLQIFGDATNFTCTVIFDRQSSNTAYYKKLSKDKQLADLLEYSEPDYSEILTDVLTADPWQFLTENQVQALGKLREQSVSLEDVTAGIRQGLVTSKDSVFLLSEDEVSERNLETELWRPLARGEDVSRWSMDSPETRVFYPYTVEDQLIPEERLDNDFPNTYDYLLKKRDELKGRSYYEDVNKEWYELWRPRETSVFSDDKILVQEISDKNVFCFDSEGYYFNTKAFGIHPKEIDMKYLLGLLNSSLLEFDLKTRSVPKRGGYYEYNTQFLKKLSIVESPEEDIKEQIVTEVEAAVQASTTYRQLNLNLFDYIATSSSSFDGQELSELYTPSEGLATSTLVEDESTREGLRIQSGNVVKKPGKLQLQVTVRYKPGDPENHDIDRWGYTGSEPLAAMDFISVSPEEEALITEFVPYAIEEASGFANFRRNATQTKTLIDRLEQLTLPETDRTQADLQRYIDVKKEASDLKTEVKEAEVELDELVYELYDITKEEQETIESWLSNDRL; translated from the coding sequence ATGCAGACAGCACTTAGCTACCGAACGAACCGAGACCTCTTTTCTAACTACTATCTTGACGAGCACCTCCCTGAAACCGAAGAATGGGACGAGATTAGCGAGGACGAGCTCAGCGAGGCATACGAGGAAATCAACGAGCTCTGGGAGCGCGAAAAGAATACAGCACCCAAGCGTAACGAATCCCAGCTCGAAGAGAAGTTCATCCGGCCGATGTTCCGGAAGCTGGGTATTCCATTCGAGGTCGAAGAGAGTACCAGCCGGACCCAGCGTCGGCCCGATTACGGCTTCTTCGAATCAGAGCAAGCGGCTCGTGGCGCGTTCGAACGTCGTGAAGAGGGTGGCGACTTCTACGAGAATACCGTCGCCGTTGCAGACGCGAAACGCTGGGGACGCCCGCTCGACACGCGTGGGAGTGGTGAACATGAGCGTGACTTCGAGAACCCCAGCTATCAGATTCATGTCTACCTTCAAGAGACAGACGCCCGCTGGGCGGTTCTGACTGACGGACAGAAATGGCGGCTGTACTATGGCCCCACGAGCCATCGGCTGGACTCGTACTACGAGATCGACCTTCCGACTGTCCTGGAAAAGGGCGATATCGAGGACTTCAAATATTTCTACTTGTTTTTCCGCCACGAAGCATTTCTCAAGGACGCAAGCGGAGATAGTTTCCTGGACGACGTCTACGGGGAGAGCAACGTCTTCGCACAGGAGTTAGGGGAGGACCTCCAGGACAACATCTACGACGCGATTAAGGTCCTCTCTGAAGGATTCCTCCAGTATCCTGAGAATGATCTCAACGAGGATGATCTCGATCGGATACACGATAGCTCACTCATCTACCTGTATCGGCTGATTTTCGTCCTGTATGCCGAGAGTGAAGGACGTGACCTGCTCAATACGGACAACGAGATCTACGAGCAGTCATACAGCCTGAACTCACTCAAACAGGAGATTGCCGAGGAGCTCGATAGCGCGGATCCTAAGTACCGAAACTGGCAGGATAACCTCTGGTCCCGCTTAGAGGAGCTGTTCAAACTCATCGACCAAGGGAGTAAGTCTCGCGGTATTCCGGAGGAAGACCTCTATATTCCAGCCTACAACGGTGGGCTCTTCCGTACAAATCCAGATGCAAACGACAGCCAAGAAGCACGGTTTCTCGCCAATCACGAGGTCGGTGACGCGTATCTCGCCCGCGTAATCGAACTGCTTACTCGTAGTCAGAGCGAGGGTGGAAAGATATTCGTCGACTACTCGTCACTCGACGTGCGCCACCTCGGAAGCATCTATGAAGGGCTCCTTGAGTATCAGCTCAACGTAGCCGACGAGCCGTTGGCACTCGACGATGGAGAGTACGTAATTCCCGACGAAGACGATGAGATCATCGTGGAAGCAGGAGAGGTCTATCTTACAACAGGCTCTGGTGAGCGGAAAGCGACTGGGTCCTACTACACACCGGAATACGTCGTCGAATATATCGTCGATAATACGCTCGAACCACTGGTTGACGACATTCGCGAAGACCTCGTTGGACAGAGTGCGCGTGGCGACGAACGAGGGTTTGCCGAGCAGTTCGCCAACCGTGTATTCGATCTGAAGGTTCTCGATCCAGCAATGGGGAGCGGGCATTTCCTTACGAACGCTGTCGACTACCTGGCCCGCGAAATCATCGACGCTCAGGAGAAGCAGGCTGCACAGCAGGGAATCGAGACTGTCGACGAAGACCACGACATTAACTGGGCTCGCCGCCAAGTTGCCCAGCGTTGTATCTACGGAGTAGACCTGAACCCGCTCGCCGTCGAGTTGGCCAAGGTATCTCTGTGGCTGCGAACGCTCGCCGCTGAACAGCCGCTTGCCTTCCTTGATCATCACCTGAAGACCGGAAACTCGCTCGTTGGAAGTGACATTGAAGAGATCGAGGAACTAGAGTCAGAAGGTGGTGGTGACGAGCAGAACGCTTCTCTCGCAGACTTCGGTGTAGCTCGGAAAGGGACTATTGAGCAGCTGATGCGGATCTACGAGGATTTCATCGCTATTGAGAACCAGGAACTCGCGGACGTCAAGGAGATGGAGTCCAAGTACGACGAGTTTGAGCGAAACAAGCTTCGACAGCGGCTGGAGTCGATGGCGAACGTTCAGGTGGCCAAACGGGTCGGTCTGAGTAATGTTCCCTTAGACGCTCAAAAGCGGATGGCTGCTGCTCTAGAAGACGATCAGAAGTGGAGCGACTTGGCAGCTTCACAATGGTTTCAAGATTCACAAAGATGGGGCGATAAAGCTCGGTATTTTCACTGGAAATTAGAATATCCAGAAGTATTCTATAATCAGGATGGTTCTCCAAAAAATGAACCCGGATTCGACGCCATTGTCGGTAATCCTCCCTATGTTGACTTCAAAACACTTCCACAAAGTCAAAAAGACTTGATTGAGCCTCTCCATTCAACCTGCAATGGGAAATTCGACGTCTATATACCCTTTATGGAGGATGCTATCCGATTGTCCAGAAGAATGGTTTCATTCATTGTTCCCTCAATGTTTATGAAGAGGGACTACGGCCGGGATCTCCGTCAATACTTAGTCAACAATACTTCACTGAGGACTCTTCTTGATTTCCAACATCTACAGATTTTTGGTGATGCCACTAATTTCACCTGTACAGTAATATTCGATAGGCAATCTTCTAATACTGCATATTATAAGAAATTAAGTAAAGACAAGCAACTTGCTGACTTACTTGAATACTCAGAACCGGATTACTCCGAGATCCTCACCGACGTTCTAACTGCTGATCCTTGGCAATTCCTTACCGAAAACCAAGTCCAAGCCCTTGGAAAGCTGAGGGAACAGTCTGTCTCCCTTGAAGACGTTACTGCTGGAATTCGACAAGGATTAGTGACAAGTAAGGACTCCGTGTTCCTACTTTCGGAAGACGAGGTAAGTGAACGCAATCTTGAAACCGAGCTTTGGCGTCCACTGGCGCGCGGTGAGGATGTTTCTCGGTGGAGTATGGATAGTCCTGAAACTAGGGTGTTCTACCCTTATACTGTAGAAGACCAACTAATCCCTGAAGAAAGGTTGGACAATGACTTCCCAAACACGTACGATTATTTGCTCAAAAAACGAGACGAGCTGAAGGGCCGATCTTACTATGAAGATGTAAATAAAGAGTGGTACGAACTTTGGCGGCCTCGTGAGACGAGTGTGTTTAGTGATGATAAAATCCTAGTTCAGGAAATCTCCGACAAGAACGTGTTCTGCTTTGATTCGGAGGGTTACTACTTCAATACGAAGGCATTTGGTATCCACCCAAAAGAGATCGACATGAAATATCTCCTCGGTCTACTGAATTCGAGCCTGCTTGAATTCGATCTGAAAACTAGATCGGTTCCGAAGAGGGGTGGTTACTACGAATATAATACTCAATTCCTGAAAAAATTATCAATTGTCGAAAGTCCGGAGGAAGATATAAAGGAACAAATAGTAACCGAAGTTGAGGCGGCGGTCCAAGCGAGCACTACCTATAGACAGCTTAATCTCAACCTGTTTGATTATATTGCCACATCGAGTTCTAGCTTCGATGGCCAGGAGTTGAGTGAACTGTATACACCTTCGGAAGGGCTTGCTACGTCAACGTTAGTCGAGGATGAGTCTACGAGGGAAGGATTACGCATTCAGTCTGGTAACGTTGTAAAAAAGCCTGGAAAGTTGCAACTCCAAGTTACAGTTCGGTATAAACCGGGCGACCCCGAAAACCATGATATTGATAGGTGGGGTTACACAGGGAGTGAGCCACTGGCAGCAATGGACTTTATTAGCGTATCTCCGGAGGAAGAAGCCCTAATTACTGAATTTGTGCCGTATGCAATTGAAGAAGCAAGTGGGTTTGCTAACTTTAGAAGAAACGCGACTCAGACAAAAACTCTGATTGACCGTCTTGAACAGCTTACCCTTCCCGAAACGGACAGAACTCAGGCAGACCTACAACGATACATAGATGTAAAGAAGGAAGCATCCGATCTGAAAACAGAGGTGAAGGAGGCTGAGGTAGAACTTGACGAATTAGTATATGAGTTATATGATATAACTAAAGAAGAACAAGAAACTATCGAATCCTGGTTATCGAATGACCGACTTTGA